A part of Dreissena polymorpha isolate Duluth1 chromosome 13, UMN_Dpol_1.0, whole genome shotgun sequence genomic DNA contains:
- the LOC127854513 gene encoding uncharacterized protein LOC127854513 encodes MNDDNKDRKVWCSFREERIHIVDNIPFCQQCHNKFGFKLFVFLLVVSFDIADLVSDWLLFHDVWLAKEGLVYGPPEDIVKYLLLAFSVLGTLTFLFEISNLWWDIFRRNPWVNVDLLSAITIWIEDVPQIAISVVIIACREEAISYFQLVKAAVIILGATIRLIVSLVQYCSKSARKDLECAKVNKESRRHVVYRVFIMMGLILTLGGAITIFLFTQSERNADGSLNFKIPHRIMEGEFDDEKYFTNVSIYFSHSYFDYEKHNSSDSFFDSKNFLRLIKLNDVKNSKTDKNVHIIYDGTHTQFHIQVDGQKECYIINKSTQQVTQETTCSILTNPEQFAFTFHFVKPSVPVLIFGDITYALKTGTSTNCETPTLKVADNLAAQMNDPISVMLRYYRTKPGVTEDNHIHKTSTSHKFYHASDLIDISEVWKTGFAYCKSSGSPAPHKGDNLEVQCL; translated from the coding sequence ATGAATGATGACAACAAGGATCGCAAAGTTTGGTGCTCCTTTCGAGAAGAACGAATACACATTGTGGACAATATTCCCTTCTGCCAGCAATGCCACAACAAATTTGGATTCAAGCTGTTTGTCTTTCTATTGGTTGTAAGTTTTGACATAGCAGACCTTGTCAGTGATTGGCTGCTGTTTCATGATGTTTGGTTGGCAAAGGAGGGCCTTGTTTACGGACCACCAGAGGACATTGTCAAATATCTGCTGCTTGCATTCTCTGTACTTGGAACCCTCACATTTTTATTTGAGATAAGCAACCTTTGGTGGGATATCTTCCGCAGAAATCCATGGGTTAATGTTGACCTTCTTTCTGCAATTACCATCTGGATTGAGGATGTTCCACAGATAGCCATTAGCGTTGTCATAATTGCATGTCGAGAAGAAGCCATCAGTTATTTCCAGCTGGTTAAAGCTGCTGTCATTATTTTGGGTGCAACTATACGCCTAATTGTCTCCCTTGTGCAATACTGCAGCAAATCTGCACGCAAGGATTTGGAATGTGCCAAAGTGAACAAGGAATCTCGACGGCATGTTGTGTACCGAGTCTTTATAATGATGGGACTGATATTAACACTGGGTGGCGCAATCACAATATTTCTTTTCACGCAATCAGAGAGGAATGCAGATGGAAGTCTTAACTTCAAAATCCCACACAGAATTATGGAGGGGGaatttgatgatgaaaaataCTTCACCAATGTAAGCATTTATTTCAGCCACAGCTATTTTGATTATGAAAAACATAATTCTTCTGACAGTTTTTTTGACAGCAAGAACTTCTTACGCTTGATAAAACTCAACGATGTGAAAAACTCTAAGACTGacaaaaatgttcacataatatatGATGGAACCCACACACAGTTTCATATTCAAGTTGATGGACAAAAAGAATGCTACATAATCAATAAGAGTACTCAACAAGTTACCCAGGAAACAACATGTTCAATCCTCACAAATCCCGAACAATTTGCATTCACCTTTCACTTTGTTAAACCATCCGTTCCCGTTTTAATATTTGGGGACATCACGTACGCATTGAAGACTGGAACAAGCACAAACTGTGAAACACCAACGTTAAAAGTTGCAGACAACCTAGCTGCTCAAATGAATGACCCTATCAGTGTCATGCTGAGATACTATCGAACAAAACCAGGAGTTACAGAAGACAACCACATTCACAAGACATCAACTTCTCACAAATTTTATCATGCAAGTGATTTGATAGACATTTCTGAAGTGTGGAAGACTGGCTTTGCTTACTGCAAGAGTAGTGGCAGTCCAGCACCACACAAGGGGGACAACTTGGAAGTTCAGTGTCTGTGA